TCTCTATTTAGGCCAAGTTTGATAGTTTTGGTTTCATATATTAAACTCATTTTCAAAAAAGTGAAAAATATACGTACCACTGATCATAATGGTAGCATTAATTTTTAGTTTTCACAAGAAAAATAAACGTAAATGGCATGCATTATCACATGTATTAATTCCACCAAGAATAAAATATTACATTATCGTTATCAgcagaagagaaaagaaagtgGACAGACTAAGAACTCTGAATCAAGACCGCATTAATTTTGAATGCCAACCGTCAGATTATTAGGAGACAAGAAAATCGTCCCATTGTGGCAGGTTTTCATTAAAAATGTGtggaaattaaattaaaaaagaaatagCAAGTAAACAAGAAAGACAGGAAACTCAGATAGCTACCATACAGAGACTGGATAGCGTGATTGCAATGTAACCATGACCGCGTTGTTTGGGGGGAAAAAGACCTCAACTATTTAAATCAATCATAcctgtgtgtgtatatatatatatatacgagcGCGTCGTGACACATAAcacttagaatttttttttagtgACAACTTTGTATCAAGTATTTTATATAATTCgtgatatataaatatttttttattgaaatatGGATGACTTTTAATAGTTTTATAAAATTTCCctatattataaatttataatgcAAATTTTTTTTACTCTTTTCAGAAATTTTCTTTCAACTATTTTTTCTGAATAAAATTCCCCATCCATTatttaaaaaacatttaaatattcatGTATGACTGATTTAtcttgaaaaaaattatattagatttcaatttttttagtgTAAATAAATTGGAAATTCTCAAgtcataattttttaaaaagaaaaagactAAAAATTGAAGGGCAAAAGTGCCAGAGAGTGCATGAATTGAATGAAACTCCTCGAGCAACACCGAATCGAATTAATatatggtaaaaacttgtgtgagacggtctcacgggttgtatatcggtagagttgacccgtctcacagataaagattcgtgagactgtctcacaagagacctactcttaataTATAATGTAATAATAGCAACaaagtaaaatatataatatgagAAAGATTGTAATGTTAAAATTATAAGatcttataataaaaatatatataatatttaaatataattagattTTTTTAATATGATAAATATCAGAGTAGTTAACTCTGTTGTTTTATATGTGGAGTACTAAATTTTGTAAGGAAAACTCATGTGATTTTATCAGTGGAAAGGGGCAcaaaacatataaatttgtcatAAATAAACATCTTATCAATCATGTTGTGTCAgtatttttatctttatttgaCTCTAGATATTTTAATAGACAAACCAATATATATGTCAAAttcaattatattaaatatatcaaaattataacgTAATATTTGGTTTTTACTTGTTacatatactttatttttattgatatAACGTGAAATATTATatccttattaattaatttcataAGAATCTTTCCATTTTCACATTTTCAAGCATAACCAAACATTacattaattcaaatttcaTCGTTTAAAAAATCtgcttaattattatataatattttaatgaaaatatcatatcataaaatgtTAAAACCTATTGTATTTTGATAACCATCCacaaaacaaaaattcaaaCACAATTTAGCAATACTTACTAAATAAATCTTAAGCAATTTGATAGTATAAGTAATCtacttaaataatattttaaacacTTGGCTTTATCTCCCAAAAACATATCTCAAACTCCAAGTTATTAAGTTGCATAACATTTTATTTCAATACTTTTAAATGGTCTTTGGCATTTCACCAATTCACCTTGTGTAAATCGAAGCAGTCCTGGCTCAAATCCCTGAACTCCTGGAGCATACATCCAAAAAATACCACCaaacagaaaaagaaaaaaaaatacagaaAACTTTAAGCCTTTCCCAATTCAAATTCGActgtaaaaaataaataaaaaataaaaaaaatcaaattccaacaCAATATCCAATGCTTTGTTTTCTGCACTAAATATAGATTTTAGTTTGAACCAGTCAAACTAAATATCACATCCTAAACATTTGTACCAATCCTCATGCTGGATTTTACTACAATTTTATCCAAATTTTTAATGATATTGCCACGATGACATGATATAactgtttttcttttatttaaatgtaggcaaaaatttatgtgagacggtcttacgggtcatatttgtgagacgaatattttatttgggtcatccattaaaaagtattattttttatgctaaggctgcgtttggttggaaggataggataaactaatgattagtacgtaaatgataaagaaaatgattttgGTAGGAttataatatatggtgtaaaataatattatgtttggtaagatttttaaatgtaggataattttgaatttttggatgaaaagacgaaattgcccttccccttcgcgACGGCGGCGGCCGATCGGAAATGGTGGCAGTTTCcggaaaattagcgacggattttaaaaaccgtcgctaatagcgacggtttttaagaaaccgtcgccgatctggttttgaattattttacttactaaaaaatttgacatttagcgacagtttgaaaaaaaccgtcgctatttgcgacggtttgtaacAGCTGTCGGCCGGCGGTCCATCGCCTGTCGGCCGGTGCTCGGCCGCGGTTGGCGGTCCGTCGGCGGTCGACCGGTGGTCGGCCGGCGGCGGTTGTGGAGGCGGCAGTCggtggcgggaagtggtggtaaGTTTGATTTtaggcgggaagtggtggtgagtttgaatttaggagaagggtaaaattggaaaaataggaggtattaaaagtgagataaataatcctagggggtgatgaggtattattttaacctacctaatataacctaatcattcacaggagggattgacttggttaaataatcaccCCAACCAAACACCGGATAGAGTAGGATAAAATTATCTATCCTACCCAATCACCCCAACCAAACGTTacttaagagtattactttttattgtgaatatgagtagggttgacccgtctcacggatcattcTCACATGAGATCCGCTCTTAAATATATACCTCCAAAACTTTAGACCTCTACATATATTCAACTAGCGtattaaaaatatatgttcctacacacacatatatacgtATATCTATATATAGACGTTTgattatatagatatatattttaaaaaaaacgcaCACTAGTGTGTGCCTGTGTGTGTGAGTAAAACGAAAGTAGACAAAAGAATCCAGCGAGTAATTGGGACACTAATTTGCAGAATCACGTTCTTTACTGATTCCTGGATGGCAGAAtcccaaaatatatatatttattctaaaaatatttcatgttagTAATAATTACTTAACTATGTAATATAATGTTcacgggaagaagatttactgTACATGACAAATAAAGAAATTGCATCTCGATGCTAAAATTGAGGCTGCTTTGTTGTTTTTAGGCAACCACCATGTGCAAATGGATGCAAGAGAtagcatatattttaaaatgatggccTAGttaatcttgattttgctgTTCTAATTAAAAGTTGTCGTGATCGGTCGATCGGAGACAGATATGTCCTATTTTgagaataattaataaatattacccaaagtttttgaaaaaatatagtTTAGATTCTTGATACGATGTTAtcgagtttaataaattatattaatctTCAAAATTATTTGGTTTCTATCATTATTCCAAACGGCATGCATTAAAAGTATAGTACATGTGTTGCACAGATCTTAATAAAAGGGCCTTAGAAAGGCTAATGCAGCTTTGTAGAAAGCTAGCTTAGGCTGAACGTGACCCCAATTGCAtgaaaaaaatttgatatttttccCGAGGAGCGAAGCTAGATTAGACTATTGGTCAAACTACTTCCTGATATGATTAATATGTGCTCTATCTATGCTATATTGAGAGTATTTTTTTACGAAATGTTTGCGAAAATATGtgaatttaaacaaaaaaatgtGGGTTCAtcagtttctttttttttttggtttgatCTATAAAATGCATTAGGATTAACACTTCCATTGTAGCATAGAATAGACATAACTAACTATAAATCCGAAAATCATGAGCAAAAGGAAAGAAGTTCAGTAGGAAGGCACTAATGCTTGCTACTCATTATTACTATATTTATCGATTATAATAGTAGTTAAAGTTGCATATCTATTACAAAATTTGTCAAATTATAATCTGAATTAGATTAcaacttttttttatataaaaaactgAGATGGTGGCCGTTCTCTTGGAAATATCGAATTTTAtgtattattatgttttataatggaactttttaaaaattattgaaGGGACAGCTGAATGCCATGAAAAGTACAAAGATATTGCACATGGACAtgcatgtgtgtgtatatatatatatatatatatatatgtacagtGACGGaactaaatttttatttctatcCGGACTAGAATTTTCTAAATCATGATTGATATGATATGGAGAAATAGAGCATCGGCCTACCGAAAAATATGACAAAATTTTATGTACAAAAAATATCATGAAAAAACAAACCACCCGAGCTACTTCTCGGACGGAGCAACACACAACTCCGCCCGTGTATATGCATCCCTCTTGATTTCTTCCATTTCACCCAACTTCACTCGTAAGAAGACGCATTTTACGTACTTAGCCATTCGATCcatcatgaaaatatgcaaaatTTTGGGTTCGGTTTTTTGTTCAATTCAGGGAGTATATTCGACGAAATCAACCCCAACACTCCTCACATCAGGTCTAGTTTCTCTAGATAAATATATGATCACGAATATGTACGTGGATCAGCCCCGATGTTCCATATTCAGGGCCGACTTTGCATCCTAAAAAGAAATTGAACAACCACACACTTAATCTACGTACATGGAAGTTAATTCATTTGTACTCGATCGATCGGCTGTTCGTTTTAGCTGAAAAATTGTCCATTTCCCAACCTCACACTGATGTCAGATCCAACTTTACTCCATTTATTGTAATAATAACAATTATTATATATCCAATAAACTCATCTAAAATGATCTCGATTTGATGCCCCAAAACCAACAACGTCACGTTCAATAATACAGAGAGCGCAACGTTTCATTCACTTATTCAATAAATAGCATGCATCCGTAGCGCAATCGAGACAATCACTCAATTAAATGCATGGCACGGCATATTTTATTGATGGCCGAAATTTATGTCCCCTGCTGTAAAACTACAGTGGACAAAAACTTTTATGTCTAGAAGCAATGTAGGGGAAGAAGAATTAATTCCGATGGTAGTTGTTATCAAGGCTAGGCCATCGCCTGCAGAagtgaaagaaaaaaaattgataactaACATACATATTTTTGTCTGATACTTCGTTCCAAACTAAGAACTTTGATCGATTTGAAGTACGTGTTTAAATTGAAAGAAATGGAATAAAGATTGTAATTAGATcttgtttaaatttattaaaatatcaaaCTGATACCTCTTCGCAAACTATGGATCTTGGTACCAGATTGTTTgaattaaaagaaataaaataaaggtTCTAAAATCTTGTTTGTGAATGATGTTAAGAATTAattgaatttattaaaatatggaGTAGTTAAAGAAAAGAAACTGACAAGTAGAGCTGGCGGAGTCTTGAATATTTTTGCAGAgtatattattgtttttttttagaaaaataatcaGGTCAGCAATCCACAAAATATAGAGAGGAAAAAAAAACTCAATAATTGATGAACAGAAGAAGAAACAAAATAAATGAAGTGCTAATGCTACAGCGAATAAGTACAGGTAAGAGAGAGGCGCGCGCCATGTTACGTTGCACTGGAAGCAGAGGGCTGGGCTACAGAACCAATCGCAGAGGAGGCGCGTGCGAGGCTGGCAGGTCACGTGAATAGTAGTGCTCACTGGAAGATCCACAACCCATCATCATGCATTGAACAAAGGAGCAAAACAACTTTTTGAAAGGCACGAGAAACAGAGATTCCGTTGAACTTTCGGGCAATTGAAAAGATGAAAAACAAACTTCGATAAAAATAGAGATATTTGGAATTGAAGTTAGAATCATCAAAAAAGGATAACAGTTGACATCACAAATGATAATTCCATGAACCCCGGTTATGTACATACAGTAGTCAAGATAATTAATTTCGAAATCGAGAGAGAGAAAAAAGAAAAACCCCACTGGCCGAACAATCTTCAATCGAAATGCAGGTTGACTCTCTTTCAAGTTCGATCCGTGCGGTTCTTGTTGTGGTTCTGCTGGGTTTTGTTCGCACCACCATTGTTGCTTTCTCTCTTAGGCTGGGAAGAAAACATTGGGAACCCAAATACACCAGATTTCGACGACCCTCGAAGTGAGCAAACTGGAACGTTGAGAACCGGAGTGACGCGTACGTTGGCTGAATATGATCTCTCCATTCCCCGGTGCTTGTAGCGGGACCCACCgtttaaagaacttggactgcTCGAACTTCTCTCCAAGCTATGGAAAACGATTTTCCCATACGAGTTCATTCTAGGACTATCCGCTGCAACGCCACTAACCGGAACTGTGGGTTCCGGCGCTCGGCGTGTCACATTGCGGCTGACACGAGTTGACGTGGGATTCTCCGATGACAAGGCCTTTGGCTTAACAACTCGAACTCGAGAAACGTTTCTGGTAGGTTGATTAGTGCTGCGTGTTACTCTAGGTTTGTCGGAATCAAGCGAAAGTCGTGGAAGGTCGTCGTGCTCATGGCCTGATGAGGAAGAGGAGAGCGATATTCGAGAGGAAATGGACACTGACGACTCGTTATCCATTTCCTTCAGCAATGGGATGTTCAAAGAAGAATCAACCGACACATTGGCAGATGGTTTCGTGCTGCGGTGAAGAAATTGCTTCAGGCTTCTCGCCGCATTTCGGTTAGTGTTATTAGAGGATAATGAGCCAGCCGTTTTCTGATCCTCCTGCTTCGCCATGCTGTTCTGGTAGAGTTTTCTCAAACCGAGAAGCTCCTTCCATCGGCTTGAGCATCTCGGCGCCTTAGGAGAAAACAAGAAAGGGTCCGCCGGAGATATTTCATTTCTCAGACGAAACACCGGCGTGTCTGGCAACACGATCTCCGACAGCGCCGGAGCTATCGCCATCGTTTGCCTGCTCGCGGAGAGCTGTAATGGAACCAGTTTCCCGTCCGCGAAGAGCTCGTCAGCTGGAAGCATTATCACCGGATCTTCGAGCCGAAACTCGAAATCCACAAAGTCAACTCCGGAGACGTCAGGATCTGAATCGTCTTGCTTCTCCGAATCGGCATTGTCCGTCCCTTCTAGATGCTTCTCAGAAATCACCTCGTCAGCTATATCCCGGCTAAATGGGATTCTCGGGCTCAGCCACGCGTACGAAGGGAACTTCGCCGGAGGGCAGTCCAGAAAATTATCCGGCGACATCCCAACACTGTTCACGCAAGCTGACGCCATTCCAGCGATCATGCAACCGATCTCACTACAATAAATATATCCCCTCGATCGAGAAGGATTTTCTAATCCCAGAAACAAAAAATCCAAAGAGAGAAACAACGTAGAATCAACTAAACCATTTTAACGGAAAATGTCAAACATCACCAAAGATTGTGAAAGAGAAAGCGAAGAAGAAATAGATTGTTGTGTTGCTAGGGTTGTGAATAGCGTTGTTTGTTGCAGAGGAGTTAGTGTTGCGTAGTATGTGGTGTAGGGTAGTAGCGTGTGCCCCAGTAGGGTACTTATTAAACAGTAGTATTCGTACGGTGGGCCTTTTGTTCCTATCCAATAATATATTGACACGTATTCGTGTGGTCAAAGTTTCCTCGACGTGGCTTGAAATAGGAAGGTGGGAGGTGGTGTCAGAGTGGCTCTTGGAATCATGTGATTTAATGAGGGGTGGGAAATGGAAATAGTGATAAATTTTGGGGAAATACAGACAATAACAAGGAGTGGAAGGGAGGGGCTCCATGATGGGCCAGCCAGACTTGTGCAACTCAGAACTGTCCATTATTTATGTCAGACTTGTTTGGACCGACAAATTTATTTAACTCAAATTCATAAATACAAATGGAATTGGGTTTTATGTGGAAAACTAATCCAATGTCATTGGACCAAGAAGCTGTGTTAAGCTTAGTTTGGGCTTTCTTTCTTTGGGTTGTAACCACCAGCCCAACCCATACCATACTTAAATGACCAAAATATCTCCGCATTTAGAAGGAAGGGTGTCCTTTCCGAGATCAGGGCTTTTTACTCTGTGCACTCAACTCTTCTTGTGAGATCTTATTAGTTAATCTGAGGGAGGGCCAAGGTAAACTCctatttcatttttttcattattttttatttgatttcatCTTGTTTGTCACTAGAATTCTTATCCTCTCCTGTTCTTTTTAATTtcgattttaaaatttagtTAGGAATTATAacattgatttatttttaaagatttgaattttaaatacttttGGTTAGTTGTAATGCATAAAAAATAGGATGAAAGTGTCAGTGAGCTTCTTCTACAAGCAATAAATGCTAAAGCAGAGGAACTAGCTCTTCTTGGAGCTCCAATTGATCCAGATGATCTATGAGAGAGAATACTCAAAAGCCTTGGTGATGATTACAAAGAACTGGTACGTGCAGTCCGAGCAAGAGATTCTTCCACATCGTTCGAAGAACACTTCAGTGAGAAATTACTGAACTTTGATGCCTACATTACTCGCAACAAAACCAGAAAGATTCTACTTTCCTGCCACAGCTAATCCCACCTCTGGAAACACCTCAAACGGGCGTCCAGTCAAACAAGGCAAACAACTGTAACACATCCTGGCGAAACAGTACCAGTCATACCAATCAGCCACCTCAATTCGCCAACAGCAGATCTACTCCAAACCAAGGAAATCGACCTTTCAAACCATATCTACTGCCAAATTTGTAGAATGCAAGGACATACAGCAAAACAATGCTTGCCGTTTCAAATAGTACCGATTGAGCACATCTCAAACACTCCAGTCACTAGTTCAACTATTCCAAGGCAACCAAAAGCACAATATGCAGCCAATACATCCAACAATACCAATTGGCTTTTGGACAGTGGAGCTTCTCATCATGTTACATCTGGCCTAAGCAACTTTATCTCTTCATGTCCCATACACTGGCTCAGAAGATATTATGATTGGTGATGGCTCGGGTCTTCCCATTACACACACTGGTTCTACCTCCCAAAACACTTTTCTCTTGAATAATGTTTTGTGTTCCAAGCAGGAAAAAGAAATTAATTTccatctctcaatttttctcttcaaatcAAGTTTCAATAGAATTCTTACCATCTTCATTTCTTGTGAAGGAACTTCGCATGGGGGCAATACTCTTGAAGGGATCAACTAAAGATGGAGTATACGAGAGGCCGACGCCTCCTCCACTACTAGCCTTCTCGACAATAAGATCCTCATCCATTGAGTGGCATCAATTAGGACATCCCGCATTCTCAATTCTCAAGCATATCATTTCCAGCAATAACCTTGATTTATCTTCCAATTTATCGTCTAACGTTTCCTGTAATGACTCTACAATAAAAGTCATAAATTATCTTTTTCAACATAAACACTTGTCTCCTCTCAACcccttcaaaatatattttctgaTGTGTGAATCTCCCCAAGTTTTTCACAAGATGATTTTACATATTATGTCTTATTCGTTGATCACTTCACAAAATACATATGGTTTTATCCTATGAAAAACTGAAAGACGTTTTTTTCGGATTCAAATCAATTGTTGAAAATCACTTTGACAGATAAATCAAAACTTTATACTCTGATAATGGTGGTGAGTATACtgcatttcaaaattttctgtTTGCACATGGCATCTCACACCCAACCACCCCACCAGACACCCCTGAACATAATGGTTTTTCAGAGAGACGGCATCTACATATAGTTGAAGCTGGCTTAGCTTTACTTTCTCACGCATCCCTTCCTCCTTCTTATCCATGGTTTAGACCTTATACATTCCACAAGCTCGATACTACTGCTAAATGGTGTGTCTTCATTGGCT
This region of Primulina eburnea isolate SZY01 chromosome 14, ASM2296580v1, whole genome shotgun sequence genomic DNA includes:
- the LOC140813187 gene encoding uncharacterized protein — its product is MIAGMASACVNSVGMSPDNFLDCPPAKFPSYAWLSPRIPFSRDIADEVISEKHLEGTDNADSEKQDDSDPDVSGVDFVDFEFRLEDPVIMLPADELFADGKLVPLQLSASRQTMAIAPALSEIVLPDTPVFRLRNEISPADPFLFSPKAPRCSSRWKELLGLRKLYQNSMAKQEDQKTAGSLSSNNTNRNAARSLKQFLHRSTKPSANVSVDSSLNIPLLKEMDNESSVSISSRISLSSSSSGHEHDDLPRLSLDSDKPRVTRSTNQPTRNVSRVRVVKPKALSSENPTSTRVSRNVTRRAPEPTVPVSGVAADSPRMNSYGKIVFHSLERSSSSPSSLNGGSRYKHRGMERSYSANVRVTPVLNVPVCSLRGSSKSGVFGFPMFSSQPKRESNNGGANKTQQNHNKNRTDRT